In Bacillus sp. KH172YL63, one genomic interval encodes:
- the rpoE gene encoding DNA-directed RNA polymerase subunit delta encodes MSLKQLSKEELRQTSFIELAHEILATKKKAMAFEEIVKEIKGLLEISDEEVRSRLLQFYTDMNIDGRFLAMGDNTWGLREWYPVDQIEEETVPTMKSSKKKKSKKSDDEDLDFEDFDDLDDEDLDYEDLDDADDEDDLTDDEDDLSDDDDDDTDEDLEIDEDDEDLDIDELDEDDEDEEEEK; translated from the coding sequence GTGAGTCTAAAACAGTTATCCAAAGAAGAATTACGTCAAACATCTTTTATTGAGTTGGCACATGAAATATTAGCAACGAAGAAGAAGGCAATGGCCTTCGAAGAAATCGTAAAGGAAATCAAGGGTCTTCTTGAAATCTCCGATGAAGAGGTACGCAGCCGTTTGCTTCAATTCTACACAGATATGAACATCGATGGCCGTTTCCTTGCAATGGGAGACAACACATGGGGACTTCGTGAATGGTACCCTGTTGATCAAATCGAGGAAGAAACCGTGCCTACGATGAAATCAAGCAAGAAGAAAAAATCGAAGAAAAGCGATGACGAAGATCTGGACTTTGAAGATTTCGATGACCTCGATGATGAAGACCTTGATTATGAGGATCTGGATGATGCCGATGATGAAGATGATCTGACAGATGACGAGGACGATCTTTCAGATGATGATGATGATGATACGGATGAAGATCTTGAGATCGATGAAGATGACGAGGATCTTGACATTGACGAATTGGACGAAGATGACGAGGACGAAGAAGAGGAGAAATAA
- a CDS encoding response regulator, with amino-acid sequence MNEKILIVDDQFGIRILLNEVLQKEGYQTFQAANGIQALEIVDKHSPDLVLLDMKIPGMDGIEILKRMKQKDADIRVIIMTAYGELDMIQEAKDLGALTHFAKPFDIDDIRKAVKQYIPA; translated from the coding sequence ATGAATGAGAAAATTCTGATTGTAGACGATCAATTTGGTATTAGAATACTATTGAATGAAGTGTTACAAAAGGAAGGCTACCAGACGTTTCAGGCAGCAAACGGGATCCAGGCGCTGGAGATCGTTGATAAGCACTCCCCTGATTTGGTTTTATTAGATATGAAGATCCCCGGGATGGATGGTATTGAAATTCTGAAACGGATGAAACAGAAGGATGCGGATATCCGCGTCATCATCATGACCGCATACGGTGAGCTCGACATGATCCAGGAAGCGAAAGACCTGGGAGCGCTTACTCATTTCGCGAAGCCTTTTGATATTGATGATATCAGAAAAGCAGTCAAACAATATATTCCAGCTTAA
- a CDS encoding TetR/AcrR family transcriptional regulator yields the protein MDKKREVHASVKDERLVEKRRDQMIRGAVSLFKQKGFHRTTTREIAKAAGFSIGTLYEYIRTKEDVLYLVCDSIYEQVRLELEKLDVGKGTIESLRLGIAHYFQVMDRMQDEVLVMYQEAKSLSKDALPYVLRKELEMVGMVEDLIKGCVESGKLELDANQIHMLAQNVFVQGQMWGFRRWAMQKRFTLEEYIELQIELLFTGIIGFEKQGRTGGVI from the coding sequence TTGGATAAGAAGAGGGAAGTTCATGCTTCTGTTAAGGATGAGCGTTTGGTGGAGAAGCGGCGTGACCAGATGATCCGGGGGGCCGTCTCTTTGTTTAAACAAAAGGGGTTTCATCGCACCACGACAAGGGAGATTGCCAAGGCCGCCGGATTCAGTATCGGAACGCTGTATGAATATATACGAACAAAGGAAGATGTCTTGTATTTGGTGTGTGACAGCATTTATGAGCAGGTCCGTCTGGAGCTTGAGAAGCTGGATGTGGGCAAGGGGACGATCGAAAGCCTGAGGCTTGGCATCGCCCATTATTTTCAGGTGATGGACAGGATGCAGGATGAGGTACTCGTCATGTATCAGGAAGCGAAGTCGTTATCGAAGGATGCCCTTCCGTACGTCCTCAGGAAGGAACTTGAGATGGTCGGGATGGTGGAAGACCTCATCAAGGGCTGCGTGGAAAGCGGAAAGCTTGAGCTTGATGCGAATCAGATCCATATGCTTGCTCAAAATGTGTTCGTCCAGGGACAGATGTGGGGATTCCGTCGCTGGGCGATGCAAAAGCGGTTTACGCTTGAGGAATATATCGAGCTTCAAATCGAACTGCTCTTTACAGGCATCATCGGATTTGAAAAACAAGGGAGAACAGGGGGAGTAATATGA
- a CDS encoding CTP synthase, whose product MTKYIFVTGGVVSSLGKGITAASLGRLLKNRGVSVTIQKFDPYINVDPGTMSPYQHGEVFVTDDGAETDLDLGHYERFVDINLTKYSSVTTGKIYSTVLKKERRGDYLGGTVQVIPHITNEIKERVYRAGRETNSDVVITEIGGTVGDIESLPFLEAIRQIKSDVGRDNVMYIHCTLVPYIKAAGEMKTKPTQHSVKELRSLGIQPNVIVVRTEMPMTQDMKDKIALFCDIDKNAVIEAMDADTLYSVPLALQDQKLDEITCQHLKLDCREAEMTEWNELVDRVKNLSRKTTIALVGKYVELQDAYISVVEALRHAGYHFDSDIEVRWLNSELIDNDNVAEKLAGVDGILVPGGFGDRGVEGKISATQYARENKIPFLGICLGMQLASVEYARNVLGLEGAHSAELNPETPYPVIDLLPEQKDIEDLGGTLRLGLYPCKLTKGSKAYTAYDGEVVYERHRHRFEFNNHYREQMEKAGFIFSGTSPDGRLVEIIELSDHPWFVASQFHPEFTSRPTRPQPLFRDFVEASLAYGGK is encoded by the coding sequence ATGACTAAGTATATTTTCGTAACAGGCGGCGTAGTGTCGTCACTAGGGAAAGGGATCACAGCAGCGTCCCTTGGAAGACTATTAAAAAACCGTGGGGTAAGCGTCACGATCCAGAAGTTCGATCCATACATCAACGTGGATCCGGGAACGATGAGTCCTTATCAGCACGGTGAAGTATTCGTAACGGACGACGGTGCGGAAACGGATCTTGACTTAGGTCACTATGAGCGTTTCGTTGATATCAATCTGACGAAGTACAGCTCTGTGACAACAGGTAAAATCTATTCAACGGTTCTGAAAAAAGAGCGCCGCGGTGACTATCTTGGCGGAACGGTGCAGGTCATCCCGCACATCACCAATGAAATCAAAGAGCGCGTTTACCGTGCCGGCCGCGAAACAAATTCAGACGTTGTCATCACAGAGATCGGTGGAACGGTTGGGGATATTGAGTCTCTTCCATTCCTTGAAGCGATCCGTCAAATCAAGAGCGACGTGGGCCGTGACAATGTCATGTACATCCACTGTACGCTTGTTCCTTACATCAAGGCGGCCGGTGAAATGAAGACGAAGCCGACTCAGCACAGCGTGAAAGAACTGCGCAGCCTTGGCATCCAGCCAAATGTCATTGTCGTTCGTACAGAAATGCCAATGACGCAAGATATGAAGGATAAGATTGCCCTATTCTGTGATATCGATAAAAATGCTGTCATCGAAGCAATGGACGCAGATACATTATACTCTGTACCACTTGCACTTCAGGACCAGAAGCTTGACGAAATCACATGTCAGCACCTGAAGCTCGACTGCCGCGAAGCAGAGATGACCGAGTGGAATGAACTGGTTGACCGGGTGAAGAACCTGTCCCGCAAAACGACGATCGCCCTTGTCGGTAAATACGTTGAATTACAAGATGCGTATATTTCCGTTGTGGAAGCACTTCGTCACGCAGGGTATCACTTCGACAGCGATATCGAAGTAAGATGGTTGAATTCTGAACTGATTGACAATGATAATGTAGCTGAAAAGCTTGCAGGGGTCGATGGAATCCTCGTACCTGGCGGCTTCGGTGACCGTGGAGTAGAAGGAAAGATCTCTGCTACCCAATACGCACGTGAAAATAAAATTCCTTTCCTCGGAATCTGCCTTGGAATGCAGCTTGCATCTGTAGAGTATGCACGTAACGTACTTGGTCTGGAAGGCGCTCACTCTGCTGAGTTGAATCCTGAAACGCCATATCCGGTCATCGATCTATTACCGGAACAAAAAGACATCGAAGACCTTGGCGGAACACTTCGCCTCGGACTGTATCCATGTAAGCTGACAAAAGGTTCAAAAGCCTATACAGCCTACGATGGAGAAGTGGTATACGAGCGTCACCGCCACCGCTTCGAGTTCAACAATCACTACCGTGAGCAAATGGAAAAAGCCGGTTTCATCTTCTCAGGCACAAGCCCGGATGGCCGCCTGGTGGAAATCATCGAGTTGAGCGACCACCCATGGTTCGTTGCTTCTCAATTCCATCCTGAGTTCACATCACGTCCGACACGTCCACAGCCTCTGTTCAGAGACTTCGTGGAAGCGTCACTTGCTTACGGCGGGAAATAA
- the fsa gene encoding fructose-6-phosphate aldolase, which produces MKFFIDTANMSEIKEAFEWGIISGVTTNPSLVAKEKGVTFEDRLKEITDLVPGSVSAEVIATDAEGMIKEGRELAKIAPNITVKLPMTPDGLTAASTFAKEGIKTNVTLIFSANQALLAARAGATYVSPFLGRLDDIGQDGLELVSQIAEIFAIHELETEIIAASTRHPQHITEAALRGAHIATVPLKVLKQMFQHPLTDKGIDAFLNDWNNR; this is translated from the coding sequence ATGAAATTTTTCATTGACACAGCAAACATGAGTGAAATTAAAGAAGCATTTGAATGGGGTATCATTTCAGGGGTGACAACCAATCCGTCGCTTGTAGCCAAGGAGAAAGGCGTCACATTTGAAGACCGCTTGAAGGAAATCACGGATCTTGTCCCTGGTTCTGTCAGTGCGGAAGTCATCGCGACAGACGCGGAAGGCATGATCAAAGAGGGACGGGAGCTGGCAAAAATCGCGCCAAATATTACGGTGAAGCTGCCGATGACACCGGATGGATTGACGGCTGCATCGACTTTCGCTAAAGAAGGGATCAAGACGAATGTTACATTGATCTTCAGTGCGAACCAGGCTTTGCTTGCAGCACGTGCAGGAGCCACCTACGTATCACCGTTCTTAGGCAGACTGGATGATATCGGTCAGGACGGACTGGAACTTGTTTCCCAGATTGCTGAAATCTTTGCGATTCACGAACTGGAAACTGAAATCATCGCAGCATCCACCCGCCACCCGCAGCACATTACGGAAGCGGCACTGAGAGGGGCTCATATTGCCACTGTCCCACTTAAAGTATTAAAGCAAATGTTCCAGCATCCCCTTACAGACAAAGGAATCGATGCATTCCTGAATGACTGGAACAACCGCTAG
- the icmF gene encoding fused isobutyryl-CoA mutase/GTPase IcmF, translated as MSTVEIYKPKHHVRFVTASSLFDGHDASINIMRRIIQASGAEVIHLGHNRSVEEVVNAAIQEDVQGIAISSYQGGHVEYFKYMYDLLKERGASHIRIYGGGGGVIIPREIKELHEYGIARIFSPEDGRTQGLQGMINDMIEECDFPTIKGSLNQEVEKLSSGNVNTVSKLISLAEYQVGANEEVAATAQTVFSEIKNLAKKAPVLGITGTGGAGKSSLTDELIRRFINELPEKKIAILSIDPTKQKTGGALLGDRIRMNAIFNPRVYMRSLATRGSKTELSLAIKDAINVVKAAGYDLIVVETSGIGQGDAEIAEICDMSMYVMTSEFGAPSQLEKIDMIDFADLIVINKFERKGSEDARRQVQKQYQRSHMLFDKDLDDMPVYGTIASQFNDPGTNALFAAVIETVNKKMGLDWKTGFTKNADVEKQNVIIPNNRRYYLREIAETVRHYHKKAEEQVKLARRLFQLEGAIEAVNEKETNDGVITSLQTLKEEVENKLTAESKQILQKWDSLKETYSKDQFVTKIRDKEIITELKTKSLSGLDIPKVSLPKYKDYGQILDWVYKENVPGSFPYTAGVFPFKRKGEDPKRQFAGEGTPERTNRRFHYLSKDDDAKRLSTAFDSVTLYGEDPDHRPDIYGKVGESGVSICTLEDMKKLYAGFDLCAPSTSVSMTINGPAPIILAMYMNTAIDQQIRMKEEELGRVLTVEEYVEVKEQTLQVVRGTVQADILKEDQGQNTCIFSTEFALRMMGDIQQYFIDHKVRNYYSVSISGYHIAEAGANPISQLAFTLANGFTYVEYYLSRGMDINAFAPNLSFFFSNGLDPEYTVIGRVARRIWSTVMRDKYGANERSQKLKYHIQTSGRSLHAQEIDFNDIRTTLQALMALQDNCNSLHTNAYDEAITTPTEESVRRAMAIQMIITKEHGLSKNENPLQGSFIVEELTDLVEEMVLTEFDRLNDRGGVLGSMETQYQRGKIQEESMFYEMKKHSGELPIVGVNTYLNPNPPSEEQMDSMELARATKEEKETQIQNLREFQSQHEDKTEEALNRLKQAAVGGGNIFEELMETVKVASLGQITRALYEVGGQYRRNM; from the coding sequence ATGAGCACGGTTGAGATTTATAAACCAAAGCATCATGTCCGTTTCGTCACGGCATCGAGTCTGTTCGACGGACATGACGCGTCGATCAACATAATGCGCCGGATCATTCAGGCAAGTGGGGCGGAAGTGATCCACTTGGGCCACAACCGTTCTGTGGAAGAAGTCGTCAATGCCGCTATTCAAGAAGATGTTCAGGGGATTGCGATTTCATCTTATCAGGGCGGTCACGTCGAATACTTCAAATATATGTACGACCTGCTAAAAGAAAGAGGGGCATCCCACATCCGCATCTATGGCGGAGGGGGCGGTGTCATCATCCCGAGGGAAATCAAAGAGCTTCATGAATACGGGATCGCCCGCATTTTCTCTCCTGAAGACGGACGGACGCAGGGTCTTCAAGGCATGATCAACGATATGATCGAAGAATGTGATTTCCCGACAATCAAAGGGAGTTTGAATCAAGAAGTGGAGAAGCTGTCCAGCGGGAATGTGAATACAGTTTCCAAGTTGATCTCACTCGCCGAGTACCAGGTAGGGGCAAATGAAGAAGTGGCGGCAACGGCTCAGACAGTCTTCTCTGAAATCAAGAATCTGGCGAAAAAAGCACCGGTCCTCGGAATCACCGGGACAGGCGGCGCCGGGAAGAGTTCCTTGACTGATGAGCTCATCCGCCGCTTCATCAACGAGCTTCCTGAGAAGAAAATCGCGATTTTGTCCATCGATCCTACGAAACAAAAGACGGGCGGGGCCCTTCTTGGGGACCGGATCCGTATGAATGCAATTTTCAATCCACGTGTTTATATGCGAAGCCTTGCCACACGCGGGTCGAAAACGGAACTTTCCCTTGCGATCAAGGATGCGATCAATGTCGTGAAGGCGGCAGGATATGACCTGATCGTCGTTGAAACGAGCGGAATCGGGCAGGGGGATGCGGAAATCGCTGAAATCTGCGACATGTCCATGTACGTGATGACGAGTGAATTCGGTGCGCCGTCACAGCTTGAGAAGATCGATATGATCGACTTTGCAGACTTGATCGTCATCAATAAGTTCGAGCGAAAAGGCTCGGAGGATGCAAGGCGTCAGGTGCAGAAGCAGTATCAGCGCAGTCATATGCTGTTTGACAAAGACCTGGATGACATGCCGGTGTACGGCACGATCGCAAGTCAGTTCAATGACCCGGGAACGAACGCACTGTTTGCAGCGGTCATTGAAACGGTGAACAAGAAAATGGGGCTGGACTGGAAGACGGGATTCACGAAAAATGCTGACGTGGAAAAGCAGAACGTCATCATCCCGAACAACCGCCGATACTATCTCCGTGAAATCGCCGAAACGGTGCGGCATTATCATAAAAAAGCCGAAGAGCAGGTCAAGCTTGCACGCAGGCTGTTCCAGCTTGAAGGGGCGATCGAAGCAGTAAACGAAAAAGAAACCAATGATGGGGTCATCACATCCCTTCAAACGCTGAAAGAAGAAGTCGAAAATAAGCTGACAGCAGAATCAAAACAGATTTTACAAAAATGGGACAGCTTGAAAGAGACATACAGCAAGGATCAGTTTGTCACGAAAATCCGTGATAAGGAGATTATCACTGAATTAAAGACAAAGAGCTTATCCGGTCTCGATATCCCAAAAGTGTCGCTTCCGAAATATAAGGACTACGGCCAGATCCTTGACTGGGTGTATAAAGAAAATGTGCCAGGCTCATTCCCTTATACAGCAGGCGTGTTTCCTTTTAAACGGAAAGGGGAAGATCCGAAGCGCCAGTTCGCAGGGGAAGGGACACCGGAACGGACGAACCGCCGCTTCCACTATCTGTCGAAGGATGATGATGCGAAGCGACTCAGTACGGCATTTGATTCGGTGACATTGTACGGGGAAGATCCGGACCACCGTCCTGACATCTATGGAAAAGTCGGGGAGAGCGGCGTCAGCATCTGTACGCTTGAAGACATGAAGAAGCTGTACGCGGGCTTCGATCTGTGTGCACCGTCCACGTCGGTTTCAATGACAATCAACGGCCCGGCACCGATCATCCTTGCCATGTACATGAATACAGCAATTGATCAGCAGATCCGCATGAAGGAAGAAGAGCTTGGCCGCGTGCTTACGGTCGAGGAATATGTGGAAGTGAAGGAACAGACGCTGCAGGTTGTTCGGGGAACGGTTCAGGCAGATATCCTGAAAGAAGACCAGGGACAAAACACTTGTATCTTCTCAACGGAATTTGCCCTGCGCATGATGGGGGATATCCAGCAGTACTTCATTGATCACAAAGTGAGAAACTACTACTCTGTATCGATTTCCGGCTACCATATTGCAGAAGCGGGAGCAAATCCGATTTCCCAGCTCGCCTTTACATTGGCGAATGGCTTCACTTATGTGGAGTACTACTTAAGCCGTGGAATGGACATCAATGCGTTTGCACCGAACCTATCCTTCTTCTTCTCAAACGGGCTCGACCCTGAATATACGGTGATCGGCCGTGTGGCACGCCGCATCTGGTCAACGGTGATGCGTGATAAATATGGTGCGAACGAACGGAGTCAAAAGTTGAAGTATCACATCCAGACATCAGGACGTTCCCTGCATGCCCAGGAAATTGACTTCAATGACATCCGCACGACACTTCAAGCGTTGATGGCCCTGCAGGATAACTGTAACTCCCTGCATACGAATGCCTATGATGAAGCGATCACGACACCGACCGAGGAATCGGTTCGCCGGGCGATGGCGATCCAGATGATCATCACAAAAGAACACGGATTATCAAAAAATGAAAATCCGCTTCAAGGATCGTTCATCGTCGAAGAGCTGACCGACCTTGTTGAAGAAATGGTGTTGACGGAATTTGACCGCCTGAATGACCGGGGCGGGGTGCTCGGCTCGATGGAGACCCAGTATCAACGCGGGAAAATCCAGGAAGAATCGATGTTCTACGAAATGAAGAAACATTCGGGAGAGCTTCCGATCGTCGGGGTGAACACATATCTGAATCCGAATCCTCCTTCAGAAGAGCAGATGGACAGCATGGAACTCGCACGTGCGACGAAGGAAGAAAAGGAAACGCAAATTCAGAACCTGCGGGAGTTCCAATCACAGCACGAAGATAAAACCGAAGAAGCCCTCAACCGTTTGAAGCAGGCGGCAGTCGGCGGCGGCAATATCTTTGAAGAACTGATGGAAACGGTCAAAGTCGCAAGCCTCGGGCAAATTACCCGTGCCCTCTATGAAGTGGGCGGACAGTACCGCCGCAATATGTAA
- a CDS encoding UDP-N-acetylglucosamine 1-carboxyvinyltransferase, with translation MEKLKIAGGYPLEGTIKVSGAKNSAVALIPATILADSPVTIEGLPDISDVRTLKSLLEEIGGTVALDDGEMSVDPSRMVSMPLPSGKVKKLRASYYLMGAMLGRFKKAVIGLPGGCHLGPRPIDQHIKGFEALGAEVTNEQGAIYLRADELKGARIYLDVVSVGATINIMLAAVRAKGRTIIENAAKEPEIIDVATLLSNMGAKIKGAGTDVIRIDGVDELHGCRHTIIPDRIEAGTFMILAAAVGKGVLVDNVIPLHMESVIAKLREMGVPVETNDDQIFIGQADKLKSVDVKTLVYPGFPTDLQQPFTTLLNRAEGSAVVTDTIYSARFKHIDELRRMNATIKVEGRSAIVNGPVQLQGAKVKASDLRAGAALVIAGLMAEGITEVTGLEHIDRGYSDLVAKLEGLGATIWREKMSAEELEQLKS, from the coding sequence ATGGAAAAGCTAAAAATTGCAGGAGGATATCCCCTTGAAGGCACCATTAAAGTCAGTGGGGCCAAAAATAGTGCGGTAGCCTTGATCCCGGCAACGATCCTGGCTGATTCACCGGTCACGATCGAAGGTTTGCCGGACATCTCTGATGTAAGGACACTGAAGAGCCTGTTAGAGGAAATCGGTGGCACAGTCGCGTTGGATGATGGGGAAATGAGTGTCGATCCAAGCCGGATGGTATCCATGCCGCTGCCAAGCGGAAAAGTGAAGAAGCTCCGTGCTTCTTATTACCTGATGGGCGCCATGCTTGGACGCTTCAAAAAGGCTGTCATCGGACTGCCTGGCGGCTGCCACCTTGGTCCCCGTCCGATCGATCAGCATATAAAGGGATTTGAAGCCCTCGGTGCAGAAGTCACCAATGAACAAGGTGCGATTTATTTGCGCGCCGATGAACTGAAGGGCGCCCGCATCTATCTTGATGTCGTCAGCGTCGGGGCAACAATCAACATCATGCTTGCCGCGGTCCGTGCCAAAGGGCGTACAATCATCGAAAATGCCGCGAAAGAACCTGAAATCATCGATGTCGCAACATTACTCAGCAATATGGGCGCGAAAATCAAGGGTGCCGGTACCGACGTCATCCGTATAGACGGAGTGGACGAGCTTCACGGCTGCCGTCACACCATCATCCCTGACCGGATCGAAGCGGGAACATTCATGATCCTGGCTGCGGCAGTAGGAAAAGGAGTACTCGTAGACAATGTCATCCCATTACATATGGAATCAGTCATTGCAAAGCTCCGTGAAATGGGCGTGCCCGTTGAAACGAATGATGATCAGATCTTTATCGGCCAAGCGGACAAGCTCAAATCTGTCGATGTCAAAACGCTTGTGTATCCAGGTTTCCCTACTGATCTTCAGCAGCCGTTCACAACCTTGCTGAACCGTGCGGAAGGATCTGCCGTCGTAACGGATACGATCTATTCAGCACGTTTCAAGCACATTGATGAGCTTCGAAGAATGAATGCGACAATCAAGGTAGAAGGCCGCTCTGCGATCGTCAACGGTCCTGTCCAGCTGCAGGGAGCCAAAGTGAAGGCAAGTGACCTCCGTGCAGGAGCCGCCCTTGTCATTGCCGGCTTAATGGCAGAAGGAATCACCGAAGTGACGGGCCTTGAGCACATCGATCGCGGGTACAGCGACCTCGTTGCCAAACTCGAAGGACTCGGTGCCACGATCTGGCGTGAAAAGATGTCTGCGGAAGAACTGGAGCAGTTGAAGTCGTAA
- a CDS encoding DUF2529 domain-containing protein, with protein MIKMFTTQLTGLFKRMYDKQEFEIEDGARLLAQAAIGQGNIYIKGYGEMEAVTAEALYGAEPLPSAKRLDASTTITEADRVLILTRFSTDEEAVALGRKLADAGVPFVAVSGVVEGEESLLNLADVHLDTKLIKGMLPGEEIGERVSFPSSMAALYLYFALGFVIREMLEEYEE; from the coding sequence ATGATTAAAATGTTCACAACCCAGTTAACGGGACTGTTCAAACGCATGTATGATAAACAGGAATTTGAAATCGAGGACGGTGCCCGCCTCCTCGCACAGGCTGCAATCGGCCAGGGAAACATCTATATTAAGGGATACGGCGAAATGGAAGCTGTCACTGCAGAAGCGCTATACGGTGCAGAGCCTCTGCCGTCTGCCAAAAGACTGGATGCTTCCACCACTATCACGGAAGCAGACCGCGTACTGATTCTTACCCGATTTTCAACCGATGAAGAAGCTGTGGCGCTCGGCCGTAAATTGGCCGATGCAGGCGTTCCATTTGTAGCAGTATCAGGTGTGGTGGAAGGAGAAGAGAGTCTCTTGAACCTTGCCGATGTACACCTTGATACAAAATTGATTAAGGGGATGCTTCCCGGCGAAGAAATCGGCGAGCGTGTCAGCTTCCCGTCCAGCATGGCTGCCCTTTACCTCTATTTCGCACTGGGCTTTGTGATCCGTGAGATGCTGGAGGAATATGAGGAATAG
- a CDS encoding class II fructose-bisphosphate aldolase, which yields MPLVSMKDMLIKAKENSYAVGQFNLNNLEFTQAILQAAEEEKSPVILGVSEGAARYMSGFKTVVKMVEGLMEDLNITVPVAIHLDHGSSYDKCKEAIDAGFTSVMIDASHGPFEENIEITSKVVEYAHSKGVSVEAELGTVGGQEDDIIADGVIYADPKECQELVERTGIDTLAPALGSVHGPYKGEPNLGFKEMEEIGAATGVPLVLHGGTGIPTKDIQKAISYGTAKINVNTENQIASAKAVREVLAADTEVYDPRKYMGPAREAIKATVAGKMREFGSSNQA from the coding sequence ATGCCTTTAGTTTCTATGAAAGACATGCTTATCAAAGCAAAAGAAAACAGCTATGCTGTAGGTCAATTCAACCTGAATAACCTTGAGTTCACTCAAGCGATCCTGCAAGCTGCAGAAGAAGAGAAATCACCTGTCATCCTTGGTGTATCTGAAGGTGCAGCCCGTTACATGAGCGGATTCAAAACAGTTGTGAAAATGGTTGAAGGTCTTATGGAAGACTTAAACATCACAGTACCTGTTGCAATCCACTTAGACCACGGTTCAAGCTATGACAAATGTAAAGAAGCAATCGATGCAGGTTTCACATCTGTTATGATCGATGCTTCTCACGGTCCTTTCGAAGAGAACATTGAAATCACTTCTAAAGTGGTAGAATATGCTCATTCTAAAGGTGTTTCTGTTGAAGCTGAGCTTGGAACTGTCGGTGGACAAGAAGATGACATCATCGCTGATGGCGTAATCTATGCAGATCCTAAAGAGTGTCAAGAGCTAGTGGAACGCACTGGTATCGACACACTTGCACCTGCACTAGGTTCTGTTCACGGTCCTTACAAAGGTGAACCAAACCTTGGATTCAAGGAAATGGAAGAAATCGGAGCAGCTACTGGTGTACCTCTAGTACTTCACGGCGGAACTGGAATCCCTACAAAAGATATCCAAAAAGCGATTTCTTACGGAACAGCTAAAATCAACGTAAACACTGAAAACCAAATTGCTTCTGCTAAAGCAGTACGTGAAGTACTTGCAGCGGATACAGAAGTCTATGACCCACGTAAATACATGGGGCCAGCTCGTGAAGCGATCAAAGCGACAGTTGCTGGTAAAATGCGCGAATTCGGTTCTTCTAACCAAGCGTAA
- the glpX gene encoding class II fructose-bisphosphatase, with amino-acid sequence MERSLSMELIRVTEGAALASARWMGRGKKDEADDAATSAMRDVFDTVPMKGTVVIGEGEMDEAPMLYIGEKLGTGYGPRVDVAVDPLEGTNIVASGGWNALAVLAVADHGNLLNAPDMYMDKIAVGPEAVGKIDINASVIDNLKAVAKAKNKDIEDVVATVLNRPRHEQIIQQLREAGARIKLINDGDVAGAMNTAFDHTGVDILFGSGGAPEGVLAAVALKCLGGEIQGKLLPQNDAELQRCIGMGLDVNKVLRMEDLVCGDDAIFAATGVTDGELLRGVQLKGAYGLTHSVVMRAKSGTVRFIDGRHSLQKKPNLVMK; translated from the coding sequence ATGGAAAGAAGTTTATCAATGGAGCTTATTCGAGTAACAGAAGGGGCTGCCCTTGCATCGGCGAGATGGATGGGTCGCGGGAAGAAGGATGAAGCAGATGACGCTGCTACTTCTGCTATGCGCGACGTGTTCGATACGGTTCCGATGAAAGGGACGGTTGTCATCGGTGAAGGCGAAATGGATGAAGCTCCGATGCTTTATATCGGTGAGAAATTAGGGACCGGCTACGGCCCGCGTGTTGACGTGGCCGTCGATCCGCTCGAAGGGACGAACATCGTTGCTTCAGGTGGCTGGAATGCACTTGCGGTACTTGCAGTGGCAGATCATGGGAACCTACTGAATGCACCGGATATGTATATGGACAAAATTGCGGTCGGACCGGAAGCTGTCGGGAAGATCGATATCAACGCTTCGGTCATCGACAATTTGAAAGCCGTTGCAAAAGCGAAGAACAAGGACATTGAAGATGTGGTCGCAACCGTCCTGAATCGTCCGCGTCATGAACAGATTATCCAACAGCTGAGAGAAGCAGGTGCCCGCATCAAGCTGATCAACGATGGTGATGTGGCCGGGGCCATGAACACCGCATTCGATCATACCGGTGTCGACATCCTGTTCGGATCAGGAGGCGCGCCTGAAGGTGTCCTTGCAGCGGTTGCGCTGAAATGTCTTGGCGGAGAAATTCAAGGAAAGCTGCTTCCTCAAAACGATGCTGAGCTTCAACGCTGTATCGGAATGGGGCTTGATGTGAACAAAGTGCTTCGGATGGAAGATCTGGTATGCGGTGACGATGCAATCTTTGCAGCAACCGGTGTAACAGACGGGGAGCTGTTGAGGGGCGTCCAGCTGAAAGGGGCATATGGTCTGACCCACTCAGTTGTCATGCGTGCCAAGTCCGGAACCGTCCGCTTCATCGACGGCCGACACAGCCTTCAGAAGAAGCCGAACCTTGTAATGAAATAA